In Lolium perenne isolate Kyuss_39 chromosome 5, Kyuss_2.0, whole genome shotgun sequence, the sequence CAACCATGCCGCAGAAGAACAGAGCCAAAACCAAAAAGAAAGCCAAGACCAAGACCAAAACCCCACCTTTCTCCACCTCGCTTCCGTCCGCACCGCCGGTGGAACCGGAGGCGACGGCACCGGCGACGAACGATGTCCTCGCCGAGGACGCCCTCCGCGACATCCTTGGCCGCCTCTCCGTCGCCGACCTTCTCCGGGCCGCGCTCGCCTGCCACCGCTGGCGCCGCGTCGCCTCACGCTGCCTCCCCCGCTCCGCTCCTCTCCTCGGCTACTTCTTCCACCCCAGCGAGCCCGGTTTGCCGCCGCCCCAGACCTTTTGCAAGGATTCCGATACCCACGCTGCGTTCGCTCCCTTCGGCCCCTCCTCGCCGCGCCTCTCCCTCGACTTCGCTCCCAACTCCGACCGCTACGTCATCTGCGACTCCCACCAGGGCCTCCTGCTCCTCGAATCGGTCATGAAGCAGTCTGACGGCACCCTCCCtcgcttcctcgtcctcgacccGGCCACCCGCCGCCGCGTGCAACATGGAGCGCCTGGCCACCAAACGTGGCAAGAACTACGGCCACCCCATGTTCGCCTACTTCCCTGCGTGGCCGCCTGCGTTCCTCACCCCCCCAGATCAGCAATGACTCTTCCTGCAGGTAATTGCTTGCTAAAACCCCGCTCCCTTCTTCTTCAAAGTATGCCATTACTTTTTGTCTATATCCATGTGATACTTTCGTTGATCACTTTCCATGCATATGTTGTCTCGAGTATGTATGTTGTTGTATGTGCGGTTGGGAGCACAAGAGTATCCATACGTTATAGGATTTGTACCAAGTAGTTCGAAAATACATCTGTTTTGGATGTTCTGATCAGGAGGTCTTTTTCAGTTCCTGTTTATTTTGCCTGTTGGTTTGAGATAATTCTAGATGGTATATGTTGATGCTAGAATATCTAATCCCATACTTTTACTTAGCTTCCCCATTTGTGACACATGTTCATGATCATATCATGCCTTTTTCCTCCAAAAGAAGTGTTCATGACATATCctgatatatgttgtgttttcCATTCCAAAGCTTTCACAATTGCAACTCATTTTGATGTCATCCTATGCATTATGGTCCCTCTGAGTGACTTGCACTAGTGTGTTGTTATTTCCAGGAATACCATTTCTCAAATTATTATACTATCACTAGTATAATGAGGTTTGGGGTTAACCTCAGATCTCTGAAATGCATGGGTTGGCTTATGGTTTGTGTTTCTTATACCTTAAACTATTCTTTCGGTGATGCTCATTCATGATTGCAACTTTTGCACCTTTTGTAGTAGCATATTACTAGCATGTAAGATTCATATGCAGTTATACAAATTAGTACGTTTATGTTTGCAACAGGAATATTAGCTCTTGAACGAAACTTCTGCTTGCATTTATCTTAACTTCCCATGAAAATGGCAGGCGAATAGATATAGTATGCAAAATCAGTGTGATGCGTGCACCATCATTTGTTGAAGGATGCTATATTGCTCTTTGTTATGGTCCTGAACAACTAAAAACGAAGTGCTACTTGTTATGCCAACTAATCTCAGCCTTTAACGGATTTAATTCTGTATACAAAAAAAGagtgagagctggaaacaaccatGCATGATCCATCCCAATTATATTATGCTCTTCTCATAATTCTCAGCATTTTTCTAGATCATCTGAAGTGTGCACACTCTCAGTAAGTTCTTTCAGTTGAAGAAAATATTTGATTACAAGAGAGGCTACTCATGCCTGTTCTGAATTTTTAATACCATGTACCTGGGTAGAGTTCTGGTTACAAATCAGTTGGGTGTTGAACCGTCAATGCTTTCTATTTGTTCACAAGTTTGTACTATGATATGCTTTTCATATTTTTGAGAACTAATTTTTGCACCATTGCCATCATATCTCACAATTTTATGGATTGCAATTTGTAATGACCCCCCTGCTTTATTACATGTTGGCTTTTGTTCCGCCCTGAGATGACTCATGCATGATTGGAGCTTGCATATCTGCTACGAAAGTTTTAGTGTAGCAGCATATAACTTAGAATGTAGAATTCATATGCATGTAATCTGCCAATATGTTTATTGTTTGCAACAGAAATATTAGCTCTTGAACAATACTTGTAGCATTTGTGTTTACTCCCCGCGAGAGTGGCTGTCGGATGCTAGTATGGAAAATCTGTGTGATGCATGTACCCTGATTTGTTGAAGAATCAAATAGTGTTATTTCTTATTGTCTTGAACAACTATAAATGGAAGTTTCCATTTTCTGTAAAGAAAACAATTTGCTACTTGTTATGCCAAGTGGTCCTAGGCCTGTAGCCATTAACTTATAAAGCAATCATTCCCCTATTTTGGAAGCCCTGGTCACATAGGTAAGAGGTAATCAGAGATAATCTATGCTGGTGGTAGAAGATCTAATAGCATAGCACACCCATGTACTTCCTCTACTTGGTTCGTGTCTCTAGAACAAAAAAAATCTACTTACCGCATGAGGGATCAAATCCGCTAAAGCTAAATTCTGTACGAAAACAGAGCTACAAAtatcctttttcttttgtgccTGGCAGAGCTAGAGTTAAACATGATTGTGTGTTTCCTACAATTAGATCACTTTTGAAGATCGAAGAAATCTGAAAAGGATATTATTGGTGTATACTATTTATATATACTGTTAATCATCTCATTTGCTGTTAAGTGCCTTTGTTCCCTGGAATTACCTTACATTTTGAAATTTTGCCTGTTGAAATCACTAAGTACTGTCAGAGGCCATTTTGTTTACTTATATGCTGGGAGTAGCAGTCTTCATACAGATGAATTTTCAGTTTAACAATTTGATACGACACCCTTCTCGTATTAGCTCGGCATGTTTAATGGCTGGAAGAGGAATATTAGCTCTGGATGCTTTTGTACAATATCTGTGCTTCTGAACTTCCCATCAGAATCCAGGGCAGATATAGATGTAAAATCTCGTGAGGCAcgcgccttgatttttttttcaaaggAATCAAATACTGTTATTTCTTATAGTCCTTcacaaatagaaaaaataaaaaatatatttctAATCCGTTAACTATTAGCTAAATTGTAAACGAAAACAGAGAATAATCCTTTTTTTCCTGGTAGAACTGAAATTATTCGTGACTTTGTGTTTTCTACAATTAGATCACTTTTAAAGATCAAAGAAATCTGGAAAGAAGATTGTTGGTGTGGAACTTCCATGTGACTATTTTATGTTGTTTATCATCTCATTTGCTGTTAAGTGTCTTTGTTCCGTGAAACTACCTTAAAATTTTGAAATATTGATCTGTTGAAATCAATAAATACTGACAGCACTTTAACGAAAAAACTAAATATTTTCGGCAGTCATTTTGTTTACATACATATGCTGGGAGTAGCAGTCTACCGGTAGGTGAATTTTCTGTTTAACCATTTGATACAACACCCTTCTCATAGTTCTCAGTATTTTTCACTTCATCTGAATATGTATAATCTCTAAGATAATCCTTTCTGAAACTCTTTGATTGGAAGAGTGGCTATTCATGCATGTCCCAGATTGTTTTATACATGAGCTTATTAATTTTTTTTACAGACCATTTTAGTTTTTGGTCGATCGCTTTCCGGTTTGTTCACAGTATTCTAATAGTTTGATCCACAGAAAATTTGGCTCCTGGCATATGATTCTGTCTCTTCTGTGATTCAGGGTGCTGCgcaacttgtgtttgaattcagCTCACACCTTTCATCTCGTGGTCAAAGTTCCATCTGCACCATCACTCAGCGCAAGAGGAAGAAGATGTGAGAGCTATGACTAGATGATACTACATGCAAAGACTATTTATGGCCCTTTCTTTTGACTGATATCCTACTGCCCTGCATCATTAACTTTCATGGCTGTGTGATGGATTCATGGCTGTGTGATGGATGATCAAATTTGTACGCGTGGGATAAGTTTAAATTTGTGTAGCACATCATGGTATCTTAGTTTCagcattgttgttttctgatTTGCGTACCTTATCTCGTGCATACATTAGTGCCTTTTAAGAGAGCTTGCTGCCATCTTAATCACCCCATGCTCTGAACACAGTCCTACTTCAAAGTTTTAACAATTGAACTCCAAGCAGGTTATCTGTGACAAGACAAGTCACACATTGCCTAGTGTTGCAGTGAACGTTTGTGGTAAAATATGTGCAACCTCATCATATAGTAATGAGCAATCGGCAGATCAAAATGAGAATGGACTTTTGTAGCTTGGGCTAATGTAAGCCACTTTTTGAACCTACGAAAATTTTATTTAAACATGTTAAAAAAATTCGAAATAAGTATGTTGACGTCAAGAATATTGAAATCTATTGGTGTGCAAATTTTCAGATTTAAATATATTGTATTTTAGGCTCGGCAAAAATAACAAATGTTGATTTCAGCACTGGTGAACATAATAAACAGTACACTAAAATCACGATTTCGTCATTTTGTGAGACTTTGTTATTTTTACCGAGGGCAATATATGATGTATTTCAATATGAATTTTTTTCACACCGATAGATTTCAACATTCTCTATGTCGTaatattttttcgattttttttgaaactttgaatcagaaattttgaagtttgaaaaaggaaaaacaaaaccgGGCAGCATGTAGCACGGGCTACATTTGATGTTTCCGAGATCAAAATCCGATAACATGTGTAAGAGTAATAAGAAAGACTAATAATTAGTAattggtaagagcatctccaccggcggtccGATAGCAATTTGGGGGCCGGGCAAATGATctcgcaccggcgcgccccaTACGGCGCCAGccaattttggagcccaatagaatcacCGGCAACCCCGTGTAAGCCCCTTCGCCAACGGCGCGAATCGGACACGCCGTTGCCTCGCGAGGCTGAAAtatttgggcgtgggagccgcctgtcagccacacatcccaaaagtcgacgccagcggggagtggcggggtcgacgcgtcagcggctcattcaattttaacctaaccgtcgcctacctcgcgacgggagTTATTGGGGCGCAGCGGTGGTGCAGTTTCCGCAGATGCGCAGCGAACCGTCCCGTCGCGCGCGCCTTGCTCTTTGTGCcgccgttaatgagcgccaccgctcctccgctcccccgcctccgtccggcctataaaaaggcagTCTCTCATCGTTCCTCTCACACACAAATCctagcccctctctccccaaccctagccgccaccatctgaaaagacgacgccatgtctggtcgaggccgaggtcgcggccgtggtcgtggccgcgacaGAGGTGCACGCACGCCATCGCCTGCGACGTCGTcctcttcatcgtcggagatggatgaGGAGGGGCTCGTGATGTtcaagttcgtcctcgtcctcaagggcgacccacgcggcatccagaggctgtcgGACACCTTCGCCAacttcgtcgccggcgacgaccgcccgggcacgctgcatctgcgggaggattcgtgcggctactaccggtggatcgtggacgtgatctacgacgcgtgcggcatacctccacatcggctgggagaagttcgcgcgccatcacagcctccaagccggcttcgtgctcgtgttctcctactttggcgacaCGGACATGAGCGTGAATGTCTTCAACAAGACGCGTTGCCGCCGGAACTACCACGTTGAtagcgccgaggaggacgacgaccgaCGAGTGTTGTTTATTCGCAGCGAATATCTGCTCGCATGtttttggatgttcttcctcaaaagaaccaacaggggcaccctcgccagctggattttccagtttgggtgactgggtgtgccctcgagtgttctttcttggcagtgaACACACGAAACCTGCGATGACCGACCTAGTTAGATTTAGTtttttttgcaatgttttatatttgtgtcaaccatggttcaaactatgtattagtttgtgaaaaaccatattccaaactatatcttcatgtaaaccacggtcccaattatgtattagtttgtggaataaaATGTTTCTTATTCAATTTTCTATGCATTTATTTATGATTTTAATTCAAAATATCTATTGGAAGCGCCGTTTTGGGTGCGCCGGTGTGGAAACAACTCCCCTAAATGGAGGATGCAGTGCCGGCGCTTCCAAACGGAGGTGCCGGCGCCCCTACGGACGGATGGAGACTGATCCCAAAACCTCTATAACACAAAGGTGTGTAGTCACTCTGCTTCAGACGCACAACTCCAACCATGCCGCACAAGAACAGAGCCAAAACCAAAAAGAAAGCCAAGACCAAGACCAAAACCCCACCTTTCTCCACCTCGGTTCCTCCCGCACCGCCGGTGGAGCCGGAGGCGTCGGCACCGGCGACCAACGATGTCCTCGCCGAGGACGCCCTCCGCGACATCCTTGGCCGCCTCTCTGTCGCCGACCTTCTCCGGGCCGCGCTCGCCTGCCACCGCTGGCGCCGCGCCGCCTCACGCTGCCTCCCCCGCTCCGCTCCTCTCCTCGGCTACTTCTTCCACCCCACCGCCCCCGGTTTGCCGTCGCCCCAGCCCTTCTGCAAGGATTTCGATCCCCACGCCGCCTTCGCTCCCTTCGACGCCTCCTCCCCGCGCCTCTCCCTCGACTTGGCTCCGGACGCCGACCGCTTCTTGCTCATGGACTCCCACCAAGGCCTCCTGCTCCTCCACCCGGCCATGCAGCTACCCGACGGGGTCCTCCCCCGCCTCCTCGTCCTTGACCCCGCCACCCGTCGCCGAGCGCTCCTCCCAGCGCCGCCGCGCGACACGCTGCCCGACGACCGCCGCTGGCGCAGCTCCAGGCACTACGTCGGCTGCGCGCTTCTCTCGCGTGCGCACCCGGGCAGGCTCTGCTTCGAGGCCCTCTGCTACGCCCTCGACGGCGGGCATCCGCGCGCCTGGGTCGCCACTGTGAACGACGGCAAGTGCGTCTGGCGCGCGCTCCCGCGAGCCACGGACATCTCCGTCGATTTTGACCCCTACTGGTTCGAGGGCCGCTGCGTGCACGCCGCCGGGAAGATGTACTGGCACATCTGCAACTCCGCccgcctgctcgcgctggatccCGCCACGCTGCGCTTCTCCGACATGCTGGTGCCCGACTTCCTGGCCGACCACTTCTGCACGTTCCGCATCGGGGAGACGCCGGAGGACGGGAGGCTTTGCATCCTGGCCGTGGCCAATCAGCAGCTCCAGCTCTGGGTGCGCGGCGAGGCCGGAGGAATGAGCGACAGCGACAACGGCTGGGTTCTCGAGAGGGTGATCATGGACATGGACGTGGTCTACGATCAAGTGCCAGACCTGCCCAAGCACGACGACAAGCACAGGTTCTGGAGCGTTTGGCCCAGCGACTTGGACGCCGGCCGCACAGGGAAGGCATTCATCAGGACCTGGGGGTACGGCCGCTACTCCTTGGATCTCAACACTCGCAAGATGGAGCGCCTGGCGACGAAGCGTGGCAAGAACTACGGGCACCCCATGTTCGCCTACACCCTCGCGTGGCCGCCTGCATTCCTCGCTCCAGAGCACTGATCAACCTTCTGGTAACTGCTAAAACCTCACTGACTCTTGTGCAAAATATGCCATTTTTGTTCATCCATGCCATACTTTCGCCTATCATTTTCCATGTGGTTGCCTTGAGTATGTTGCTGGATGTGCGTAAGATCATATCTTCATGGGGTTTGAAGCAGGGCAGCTAGTAGCCCTGGAAGCACAAGACAAGAGTATCCATATATTCTAGGATTTGTACCAAGTAATTCGAAAATACATGTTCTGATCAGTGTTTCTCAATTCCTGTTGGTTTGAGATAATTATGGCATTTGTGCAGGATATGGCATACTTCTTCCACCCCACCGCCCCCGGTTTGCCGTCACCAAGTCCGGCGGCACCCTCCACGTGTCGCCTGGGGGCGCTGCCGCCACACACAAGGTGGTCTTTTTTGTCAATTTGCCtcacaggtggtcctttttgtcaatgaATTGGGGCAGGTGGTCTCTTCTGTACCAAGTAATTCGATGGTTTGAGATAATTATAGCTTCTCCATTTGTGCTACATGTACATGATCATATCCTACCTTTTCCTCAAAATAGGAAGTGTTCATGCCATATCCTGATCTGTTGTGTTTCCCATTCCAAAGCTTTCACAATTGCAACTAATTTTTATGCCATCCCATGCATTATGGTCCCTTTAAGTGACTTGCATTAGAGTGTTGTTATTTCCAGGAATATCATTTCTCAAATTCTAGTAGATTAGTATAATGGGGTTTTGGGCAAACCTCAGACCTGTGAAATACAGGGGTGGGCTTATGATTATACCATAAACTATTGTTTCAATGATGGCTCGTTCATGATTGCAAATTTTGTAGTACCATATTAGCACATGCATGGAATCTGCCAAATATTAGCAGTTATACAAATTAGTACTTTTATATGTTTGCATCAGGAATATTAGCTCCTAAACAAAAAATTTGCTTGCATTTATTCTAAGTTTCCATGTAAATGGCGCGGGCGAATAGATATAGCATGCAAAATCTATGTGATGCATGCACCATTACTTGTTGAAGGATCCAATATTGCTAGAGTATTTGTTATGGTCCTGAACAACTAAAAATGAAGTGCTACTTGCTGTGCCAACTGATCTCAAGCATTAACGGATTGATCCCGAATCAGAAAACAGAGAGCGAAGCTGGAAACATCAATGATCCTCCCATTTATATTATACTCTTCTCATAATTATCAGAATTTTTCCCGGCTCATCTGAATGTGTGCACGTTCTAAGTAAGTTCTTCCAGTTAAAGAAAATATTTGACTCGAAAGAGTGGCTACTCATGTCTGTTCTGAATTTTTGATACCAAGTAACTGAATAGAGTTCTGGTTACATATCAGTTGGGTCTTGAAACATCTATGCTTCCTATTTCGGAGATTGCACCATTGCCATCATTTCTCACCATTTTACGGATTGTAATTTGTAATGAGGTTTATCCCCCTGTTTTGCTACATGTTGGCTTTCATTCTGCCCTTGGATGGCTGTTGCATGGTTGGAGCTAATATATCTGCCACCAAATTATTTGTGTGGCAGGATATTAATTAGAATGTATAATTCATATGCACGGAATCTGCCATATGTTAGCAGTTATACAAAACATTATATTTATTATTGCAACAGGAATATTAGCTCTTAAACAAGTACTTCTTATTGCATTTGTCTTAACTCCCCATGAGAACGGCGGGCCAATAGATATAGTTAGTATGCAAAATCTGTGTAATGCATGCACCCTGATTTGTTGAAGGGTCAAATAATGATATTTCTTAATGTACTATACAACTAGAAATGGAAGTTTCCATTTTCTGTAAGTAAAAAACATTGCTACTTGTTATGCCAAGTGGGCATAGGCCCGTAGCCATTAACGTATTTTGCTCTGTGTCAAAAAAGAGAGCAAGAGCTGGAAATAAATGTAATCCATCCTATATTCATTTCATCATCTGTGAGTGGTATTAATCCATACTGTTCATTTAGGTTCTGTACTAACAGTTACCAGTGTCCCCTTTTACTCCTCTTACCTTACCAGTTAACAAACTAACAAGGATATACCGGGCCCTGTGAAACTTTTACAAAaccttgtttcaaaaaaaaaaaaaatcttgtttCATAAAAATTTCTACGAACTATTTATATGCTACTCATCATCTCACTAGGGTAAGCAACATATTTCTTGCCTTTTTTTGAGAAACCAACTTGTACCTTTATGGTTCAAATCTGCAGCTTC encodes:
- the LOC127300440 gene encoding uncharacterized protein, producing the protein MPHKNRAKTKKKAKTKTKTPPFSTSVPPAPPVEPEASAPATNDVLAEDALRDILGRLSVADLLRAALACHRWRRAASRCLPRSAPLLGYFFHPTAPGLPSPQPFCKDFDPHAAFAPFDASSPRLSLDLAPDADRFLLMDSHQGLLLLHPAMQLPDGVLPRLLVLDPATRRRALLPAPPRDTLPDDRRWRSSRHYVGCALLSRAHPGRLCFEALCYALDGGHPRAWVATVNDGKCVWRALPRATDISVDFDPYWFEGRCVHAAGKMYWHICNSARLLALDPATLRFSDMLVPDFLADHFCTFRIGETPEDGRLCILAVANQQLQLWVRGEAGGMSDSDNGWVLERVIMDMDVVYDQVPDLPKHDDKHRFWSVWPSDLDAGRTGKAFIRTWGYGRYSLDLNTRKMERLATKRGKNYGHPMFAYTLAWPPAFLAPEH